Proteins found in one Sphingobacteriales bacterium genomic segment:
- a CDS encoding 6-carboxytetrahydropterin synthase, with translation MAKISVFRVEHFNAAHRLHNPQWSDEENKQVFGLCNNPNYHGHNYELEVKLTGDIDPKTGFLWDLKALKTLIREKVIVHFDHKNLNLEVEPFQYLNPTAENIAVVIWNLLRAHLPARLELAVRLYETPRNYVEYCGG, from the coding sequence GTGGCAAAAATTTCGGTATTTCGTGTAGAGCATTTCAACGCTGCCCATCGGTTGCACAATCCGCAATGGAGCGATGAGGAAAATAAACAGGTGTTTGGTTTGTGTAATAATCCGAATTATCACGGACACAACTACGAGTTGGAAGTAAAGCTCACCGGAGATATTGACCCCAAAACCGGTTTTTTGTGGGATTTAAAAGCCCTTAAAACCCTGATTCGCGAGAAAGTAATTGTTCATTTTGACCATAAAAACCTCAATTTGGAAGTAGAGCCTTTTCAATACCTCAACCCCACCGCTGAAAATATCGCTGTAGTCATCTGGAACTTATTGCGCGCTCATTTGCCCGCCCGCTTGGAGCTTGCGGTGCGCCTCTACGAAACACCCCGAAATTATGTAGAATATTGCGGGGGATAA
- a CDS encoding UvrD-helicase domain-containing protein: MSSYLQELNEAQRAAVLHREGPAIIIAGPGSGKTRVLTYRIAHLLQHGVEAYHILALTFTNKAAREMKERIERIAGNEARSLWMGTFHSVFAKILRVEHARLGYPANFTIYDTQDSKSLITAIVKEQGLNPELYKPNYVYNRISSAKNSLITPADYAANAEMLAEDQAAGRSKMLELYHLYTDRCFKAGAMDFDDLLVKMYELLQRFPDELYKYQTKFQFVMVDEFQDTNQLQYEIVRRLAARHGNICVVGDDAQSIYAFRGATIANILNFEKEFPDRAVFKLEQNYRSTRHIVQAANDIIARNKNQLQKTIWTDNEEGVKIKITRNTSDNEEARIVADTILEETLRNHYSHRDFAILYRTNAQSRAFEEALRRANIPYIVYGGLSFYQRKEIKDIMAYLKLTVNHFDEEALRRVVNYPTRGIGDTSLNRLSVWAHEQNQRLWEAMEQVQNSDLPARAKNAVYDFVMMIKSFAAMLDKKNAYEVAAYIAKTTQLQSTLYDDKTVEGVSRYENLQELLNSIKEFSEGDTEDSILDSTTDKSLGSYLQQVMLLTDQDDTKENRESVKLMTIHAAKGLEFAMVFLGGMEEELFPSRMAMATREELEEERRLFYVAVTRAEKKLMLSYATSRYRFGTLNYCEPSRFLQEISANIVETKGGALLKNPASFSGGTKPSFLSEKGSYGDARNISQTPPPPKIIKSSNTPAAAGSDFVPPADFREDDTTQLKAGNRVLHQRFGIGVVRQVEGAAGNRLAVIDFEGSGEKRIMLRFAKLMIIS; this comes from the coding sequence ATGTCAAGTTATTTACAAGAACTCAACGAAGCCCAGCGTGCTGCCGTATTGCACCGCGAAGGTCCGGCGATTATTATAGCAGGTCCCGGTTCGGGAAAAACGCGCGTACTCACTTACCGCATTGCTCACCTGCTCCAACACGGCGTAGAAGCCTATCATATTCTGGCACTTACTTTTACCAACAAAGCCGCCCGCGAAATGAAAGAGCGCATCGAGCGGATAGCAGGCAACGAAGCCCGCAGTTTGTGGATGGGGACTTTTCACTCGGTATTTGCCAAAATTTTGCGCGTAGAGCACGCCCGACTCGGCTATCCCGCCAACTTCACCATTTACGACACACAAGACAGCAAAAGCCTCATCACCGCCATCGTGAAGGAGCAGGGTCTCAACCCCGAACTCTATAAACCCAACTATGTATATAATCGCATCTCTTCCGCCAAAAACAGCCTCATCACCCCTGCCGATTATGCCGCCAATGCTGAGATGCTCGCCGAAGACCAAGCCGCCGGACGCTCCAAAATGTTGGAACTCTACCACCTCTATACCGACCGTTGCTTTAAAGCCGGAGCGATGGATTTTGATGATTTGCTCGTAAAAATGTACGAACTTTTGCAACGGTTTCCTGACGAACTTTATAAATACCAAACCAAATTTCAGTTTGTGATGGTGGACGAGTTTCAGGATACCAACCAATTGCAATACGAAATTGTGCGCCGCCTTGCCGCCCGCCACGGCAATATTTGTGTAGTGGGCGATGATGCGCAAAGCATTTACGCTTTTCGTGGTGCTACGATTGCCAATATCCTCAATTTTGAAAAAGAATTTCCCGACCGTGCTGTATTCAAATTAGAACAAAATTACCGCTCTACGCGCCATATTGTGCAAGCCGCCAACGACATCATCGCACGCAACAAAAACCAACTGCAAAAAACGATATGGACGGATAACGAAGAGGGCGTAAAAATAAAAATTACCCGCAATACCTCCGACAACGAAGAAGCCCGCATCGTTGCCGACACCATTTTGGAAGAAACCCTGCGCAACCATTATAGCCACCGCGATTTTGCTATTTTGTATCGCACCAATGCCCAGTCGCGGGCTTTTGAAGAAGCCCTGCGCCGCGCCAATATTCCCTATATTGTGTATGGCGGTTTGTCGTTTTATCAGCGCAAAGAAATTAAAGATATAATGGCATATTTAAAGCTCACCGTCAATCATTTTGACGAAGAAGCCCTGCGCCGTGTCGTCAATTACCCCACACGCGGCATCGGCGACACCTCGCTCAATCGCTTGTCGGTATGGGCACACGAACAAAACCAAAGGCTGTGGGAGGCAATGGAGCAAGTGCAAAACAGCGACTTACCCGCTCGCGCCAAAAATGCCGTTTATGATTTTGTGATGATGATTAAAAGTTTTGCGGCGATGTTAGACAAAAAAAATGCCTACGAAGTGGCAGCGTATATTGCCAAAACTACCCAGTTGCAAAGCACATTGTATGATGATAAAACGGTAGAAGGCGTGAGCCGTTACGAAAACTTACAGGAGTTGCTCAACTCTATTAAAGAATTTTCGGAAGGAGATACCGAAGACAGCATTTTAGATAGCACCACCGATAAATCTTTGGGCAGTTATTTACAACAGGTGATGCTCCTCACCGACCAAGACGATACCAAAGAAAACCGCGAAAGTGTGAAGCTGATGACCATTCATGCCGCAAAAGGTTTGGAATTTGCGATGGTATTTTTGGGCGGTATGGAAGAAGAATTATTTCCTTCGCGTATGGCAATGGCTACGCGCGAGGAATTGGAAGAAGAACGCCGTCTTTTTTATGTCGCCGTCACACGCGCCGAAAAGAAACTCATGCTCTCTTATGCCACTTCGCGCTATCGTTTCGGTACGCTCAACTATTGCGAGCCGAGCCGTTTTTTGCAGGAAATTTCCGCCAATATCGTAGAAACCAAAGGGGGGGCTTTGCTCAAAAACCCTGCTTCGTTTAGCGGCGGTACAAAACCGAGTTTTTTGAGCGAAAAAGGCAGCTACGGCGATGCACGCAATATCAGCCAAACACCGCCGCCGCCGAAAATCATAAAATCCAGCAACACCCCTGCCGCCGCCGGCAGTGATTTTGTGCCGCCCGCCGATTTCAGAGAAGACGACACCACCCAACTTAAAGCCGGCAACCGTGTGCTGCACCAACGCTTCGGTATCGGAGTAGTACGACAAGTAGAAGGCGCGGCTGGCAATCGCTTGGCAGTGATAGATTTTGAAGGCAGCGGCGAAAAACGCATTATGCTGCGCTTTGCCAAACTGATGATAATCAGCTGA
- a CDS encoding T9SS type A sorting domain-containing protein: MKTLIKNLFIFFTLFCCQNIFAQSGGVCGYYYTCNNPPFVGPCYCTGDPSASGTITASQYGTMTFHLTATALTYNCCGNPYYGGASVSVSTSGGGSLGSASSSIGTNTNDVVVACVQPGDVFNWHASAGTGGYGSYNISVSYSDVPAYNDVEPNNSIATATFLAENTTANGNIGHGYYANDSYDYYKIVAVEEGKVTATANFATAGYLYLKTKSGSSLSSAYTSVGGSISVSYDCVGKNDTLLLQINDYGSTCSGYSLSYDLLPPPYVNDTEPNNTVSTAISLAENDTVQGRIGHGYYANDSYDYYKIVAVEEGKVTATANFATAGYLYLKTKSGTTLSSNSTSVGGSISVSYDCIGKNDTLLLRIIESGSTCSGYSLSYDLLPPPYVNDTEPNNSIATAISLAENDTVQGRIGHGYYANDSYDYYKIVAVEEGTVTATANFATAGYLYLKTKSGTTLSSNSTSVGGSISVSYDCIGKNDTLLLQINDYGSTCSGYSLSYDLLLPPYVNDTEPNNSITTAMPLAENDTVEGRIGHGYYADDNYDYYRIIADGGAIVVTASFDKAGYLYLYNKNGTSLSGIYTATSGTVSLLRTCLAANDTLYARISEYSSTCSGYDISYEHISYVYANDIEPNGGTSTATTLSSGLAKQGQLYSSDTYDYYKIIAGASGFLAVECNFDVAGTIKLYNSSGNAVAVASGVLPEATTNGSGTAYIYKDCINNGETYYVRVSKLSSACTGYKIIYHINEESTFVSGNPIPENVYYASVNLSSNGKVFADSTVTFIAGESIVLQTGFWAKGGCDFHAYISDCAPAVAKTDESTSAKQSDISYTKQQAKIADIEVYPNPNKGTFVINNPSGAVGELRVLNSAGQVVYVGTLPETINNIHLSNIESGFYFIHIQIQGQAAIIKKMVIVQN; encoded by the coding sequence ATGAAAACATTAATAAAAAATCTGTTTATATTTTTTACCCTATTTTGCTGCCAAAACATTTTCGCCCAATCGGGTGGAGTCTGTGGTTATTATTACACTTGCAATAACCCGCCTTTTGTAGGTCCGTGTTATTGCACGGGCGACCCCAGTGCATCGGGCACCATTACCGCCAGCCAGTATGGCACTATGACCTTCCACCTGACGGCTACGGCACTGACCTATAATTGTTGTGGCAATCCCTATTATGGCGGTGCCAGCGTTTCCGTTTCAACAAGCGGCGGCGGCTCTTTGGGCAGTGCAAGTTCCAGTATTGGTACGAACACAAATGACGTTGTTGTTGCTTGTGTTCAGCCCGGTGATGTGTTTAATTGGCATGCAAGTGCTGGAACTGGGGGATATGGCTCTTACAATATTTCGGTATCATATAGCGATGTGCCAGCCTACAATGATGTAGAGCCAAACAACAGCATCGCCACGGCAACTTTCTTGGCTGAAAATACCACAGCAAATGGAAACATCGGCCACGGCTACTACGCCAATGATAGTTACGATTACTACAAAATAGTGGCAGTAGAGGAAGGGAAGGTGACGGCCACGGCGAATTTTGCGACAGCAGGATATTTGTATTTAAAGACAAAGAGCGGATCTTCCTTATCTTCGGCATATACGTCCGTGGGCGGCAGTATTTCGGTGTCCTATGATTGTGTGGGAAAAAACGACACCCTGCTGTTACAAATTAATGATTATGGTTCCACTTGCAGCGGCTATAGTTTGAGCTATGATTTGTTGCCGCCGCCTTATGTGAATGACACAGAGCCGAACAACACCGTGTCCACGGCAATTTCCTTGGCGGAGAACGACACGGTGCAGGGCAGGATCGGCCACGGCTACTACGCCAATGATAGTTACGATTACTACAAAATAGTGGCAGTAGAGGAAGGGAAGGTGACGGCCACGGCGAATTTTGCGACAGCAGGATATTTGTATTTAAAGACAAAGAGCGGTACTACTTTATCTTCGAATTCTACGTCCGTGGGCGGCAGTATTTCGGTGTCCTACGATTGCATTGGCAAAAACGATACCCTGCTGTTGCGAATTATTGAATCCGGTTCCACTTGCAGCGGCTATAGTTTGAGCTATGATTTGTTGCCGCCGCCTTATGTGAATGACACAGAGCCGAACAACAGCATCGCCACGGCAATTTCCTTGGCGGAGAACGACACGGTGCAGGGCAGGATCGGCCACGGCTACTACGCCAATGATAGTTACGATTACTACAAAATAGTGGCAGTAGAGGAAGGGACGGTGACGGCCACGGCGAATTTTGCGACAGCAGGATATTTGTATTTAAAGACAAAGAGCGGTACTACTTTATCTTCGAATTCTACGTCCGTGGGCGGCAGTATTTCGGTGTCCTATGATTGCATCGGGAAAAACGACACCCTGCTGTTGCAAATTAATGATTATGGTTCCACTTGCAGCGGCTATAGTTTGAGCTATGATTTGTTGCTGCCACCTTATGTGAATGACACAGAGCCGAACAACAGCATCACCACGGCAATGCCCTTGGCGGAGAACGACACGGTGGAGGGCAGGATCGGTCACGGCTACTACGCAGATGATAATTACGATTATTACCGTATAATAGCAGATGGTGGTGCCATTGTGGTAACGGCATCTTTTGATAAGGCAGGTTATTTGTATTTATACAACAAAAATGGAACTTCTCTTAGCGGTATTTATACTGCCACTTCCGGAACGGTTTCTTTGCTCAGAACTTGCCTTGCCGCCAACGACACACTTTATGCGCGTATTAGTGAATATTCCTCCACTTGCAGTGGCTACGACATTTCCTATGAACACATTTCCTACGTATATGCAAATGACATAGAACCCAATGGGGGCACTTCTACGGCAACCACGTTGAGTTCCGGACTGGCAAAACAGGGGCAACTCTACAGTTCCGATACTTATGATTATTACAAAATCATCGCTGGTGCTTCCGGTTTTTTGGCGGTAGAATGTAATTTTGATGTAGCAGGAACTATAAAACTGTACAATTCGAGTGGCAATGCCGTTGCCGTAGCGTCAGGCGTATTGCCGGAGGCTACAACAAACGGTAGCGGTACAGCGTATATTTACAAAGATTGTATAAACAATGGCGAAACATATTATGTGCGTGTGAGTAAGTTGAGTTCCGCTTGTACGGGTTATAAAATCATCTATCATATCAACGAAGAAAGCACCTTTGTTTCAGGCAACCCTATACCCGAAAATGTGTATTATGCCTCCGTCAATTTAAGCTCTAACGGCAAAGTATTCGCCGATAGTACCGTTACTTTCATAGCAGGAGAGTCCATTGTTTTGCAAACGGGTTTTTGGGCGAAAGGGGGGTGTGACTTTCACGCCTACATAAGCGACTGCGCCCCTGCCGTTGCAAAAACAGATGAAAGCACTTCCGCAAAACAGTCCGATATTTCTTATACAAAACAACAAGCAAAAATTGCGGATATTGAAGTATATCCCAATCCCAACAAGGGCACATTTGTCATCAATAACCCTTCGGGTGCGGTGGGCGAACTGAGGGTTCTGAATAGTGCAGGTCAAGTAGTATATGTCGGTACGTTACCCGAAACCATCAATAATATTCATTTATCCAATATAGAAAGTGGTTTTTATTTTATTCACATACAGATACAAGGTCAAGCGGCTATCATAAAAAAGATGGTTATTGTACAAAACTAA